A window from Synechococcus sp. RSCCF101 encodes these proteins:
- the petA gene encoding cytochrome f produces MRPRLNLLLGSLITAALLLLGPQASFAYPFWAQQNYDSPREATGKIVCANCHLAKKLTQVEAPQAVMPDTVFTAAVKIPYDTSVQQVGADGTRSPLNVGAVVMLPDGFSLAPQDRWTDEIREETEGVYYTTYSEEDPNILLVGPLPGDQHQEIVFPLLSPDPAADPSIHFGKYSIHVGGNRGRGQLYPTGERSNNSVYTASVAGTILSIDDDASGSHEVKIEAADGSTVSESIPAGPALIVASGDAVEAGAPLTDDPNVGGFGQLDTEIVLQNPVRIYGLLAFFAAVALAQIMLVLKKKQVEKVQAAEGV; encoded by the coding sequence ATGCGTCCCCGTCTCAACCTTCTCCTCGGCAGCCTGATCACAGCCGCCCTGCTGCTCCTGGGGCCTCAGGCCAGCTTCGCCTACCCCTTCTGGGCCCAGCAGAACTACGACTCACCGCGTGAGGCCACAGGCAAGATCGTCTGCGCCAACTGCCACCTGGCCAAGAAGCTCACCCAGGTGGAAGCGCCCCAGGCCGTGATGCCGGACACGGTCTTCACCGCAGCGGTGAAGATCCCCTACGACACCTCCGTCCAGCAGGTGGGAGCCGACGGCACCCGCTCACCGCTGAACGTGGGCGCCGTGGTGATGCTCCCCGACGGCTTCAGCCTGGCTCCCCAGGATCGCTGGACGGACGAGATCCGCGAGGAGACCGAGGGCGTCTACTACACCACCTACAGCGAGGAGGACCCGAACATCCTTCTGGTGGGCCCCCTGCCCGGTGATCAGCACCAGGAGATCGTCTTCCCCCTGCTCTCACCCGATCCGGCCGCCGATCCCTCGATCCACTTCGGCAAGTACTCCATCCACGTGGGCGGCAACCGTGGTCGCGGCCAGCTCTATCCCACCGGTGAGCGCAGCAACAACTCCGTCTACACCGCCAGCGTGGCCGGCACCATCCTCTCCATCGATGACGACGCCTCCGGTTCCCACGAGGTCAAGATCGAGGCCGCCGATGGGAGCACGGTGAGCGAATCGATTCCCGCCGGTCCGGCTCTGATCGTGGCCAGCGGTGATGCGGTGGAGGCCGGTGCACCGCTCACCGACGATCCCAACGTGGGTGGCTTCGGGCAGCTCGACACCGAGATCGTCCTCCAGAACCCTGTCCGCATCTACGGTCTGCTGGCCTTCTTCGCCGCTGTCGCCCTGGCCCAGATCATGCTGGTGCTGAAGAAGAAGCAGGTCGAGAAGGTGCAGGCCGCCGAAGGCGTCTGA
- the petC gene encoding cytochrome b6-f complex iron-sulfur subunit gives MTQLSSSDVPGMGRRQFMNLLTFGSVTGVALGALYPVVNYFIPPRAGGSGGGTVAKDELGNPVSASGWLTDHPAGDRSLVQGLKGDPTYLLVEGDDAIGSYGINAICTHLGCVVPWNSGANKFICPCHGSQYDAAGKVVRGPAPLSLALTTVAIENDTVFLGQWTDTDFRDGDKPWWV, from the coding sequence ATGACCCAACTCTCCTCGAGCGATGTCCCAGGGATGGGTCGTCGGCAGTTCATGAACCTGCTGACGTTCGGTTCCGTGACGGGCGTCGCCCTCGGAGCGCTCTACCCGGTGGTGAACTACTTCATCCCCCCCCGTGCCGGCGGCTCCGGTGGCGGCACCGTCGCCAAGGACGAGCTGGGTAATCCCGTCAGCGCCAGTGGCTGGCTGACCGATCACCCCGCCGGCGACCGCAGCCTCGTGCAGGGTCTCAAGGGGGATCCCACCTACCTGCTGGTCGAGGGCGACGACGCCATCGGCTCCTACGGCATCAACGCGATCTGCACCCACCTGGGCTGCGTGGTGCCCTGGAACAGCGGCGCGAACAAGTTCATCTGCCCGTGTCACGGCAGCCAGTACGACGCCGCCGGAAAGGTGGTCCGCGGTCCGGCGCCCCTGTCCCTCGCGCTCACCACGGTGGCGATCGAGAACGACACCGTGTTCCTCGGCCAGTGGACCGACACGGACTTCAGGGACGGCGACAAGCCCTGGTGGGTCTGA